Below is a window of Drosophila willistoni isolate 14030-0811.24 chromosome XR unlocalized genomic scaffold, UCI_dwil_1.1 Seg144, whole genome shotgun sequence DNA.
TTATTTCTTACACTTGCAATTGCATGTTATTTCTTGGCTGATTTGTATATTACATAACTGTTTGATCGGTGCTGAGGCAAATATGCtgcttttatttaaaaaaattctaaatatgaatttttaaGACGAAACGAAATTGAGAAACTAGTTTATTCGTCTGGTCAAGTTTTTAATTACCCTCCGTAAGGCTATAAAAAGACAAATATAGAgacaatttcaataaatatcACATTATGTTAAAGCGAAAGTTATAGAAATGTTTTTGCTAAGGTTAACGGCAGGCATTAGCATTTTGGTCATCTACAAACTGGAGAGGGGAAAAAACTATGACTGtggatacatacatacaaatctatctatataaatattttatactcGTAGATAGAACAAGACAGAGTTACAATGAGAGGCCAGTACTTGATATCCTTAGCGAATTCTCCAAAATATACTCGACAGAAGGTAAGAAATATTGTACATTTGAATTGAACTTGTTTAGGTTTTTTTAAAGGTAAGGGCTCACAAAAATGGAGAATAGGATCTATACTGGGAAAGCAGGATGGCTGAAAATATTCTACTGGGAACTTAACTTGCCTAAATAAATGAGTATTGGCTCACACACCCTCAAACAGCAGACATTAGCGCCATCTACAGCGTAAATGACAAAACGTTGacactttttttgttgggtTGATGTCCTGACTGAAAGCTGTCACACAAAGCTCTCTATACAAAAGGACTTATTGACTAGGACTTACATAGTGCATTGCTGCCAgagcctcctcctcctccgcccGCGCCTGCTCCCGTACCTCCTGCGCCTGAAATTCCAGTGTTAGAACTACTAGTACTGCTACTTTTGCTGCCACCATGCCTGCCGGCAACGCCACCGCCTCCCTGCTCGCTTGATGACGAAGATGAGGGAAGAGCCGCATGTGAGGATGTTGTCGAACAATCCAGTGAGGATTTGTCTGTGAAAAACAGAAGAaccgaaacgaaaaaaacccCAAACAAAATAACGAAATaagtaaaagaaagaaatggcaaacaacatgaaggaaaaatgaaaatatgaaaaacacTTTAATTGCCTGGGCAGCACAAATTTGCACACTCAGCATGTCGACGGCACGCGCGCTTCTTTGACTAGTAGACTCGCTTTCAACacacgagagagagagagagagagagggagatagagagagtagagagagcgagcgagagaaaagacaaaataaaatcataaatcTTCGCATAGATAATTGCCATCGGTTGTTAGCTAGAACACATAGTGGCTGTTGActggtttttatttatagCTGCTCTCACTCTTTCCCACTCCAACTCCCTTTCTCTCACTCTTCCACTTTACCCCTCTTTACCCCCTTGAATGGTCACGCAACGTTGCTTTGCTCGGCATTGCGCTCCCTGTGACAGATCCTGTGAACCGCAAAGGACCATAATCGCGAGGGTTGTCACCAGTCagacaaaaatgtttaattgcCGTAAATCTTTGTTTGatgtaaacaaagaaaagaacgaacgaacgaacgaacgcacaacaaaaacgaatgaagaaagaaaaaaaaaatctcgaAAAAGAATTTGCTACGCTTTCAATTGACATGTCAAACCGGACATGATACGCAGActatgaaaataataataataatgatgataatAAACCATGAAGATGGGAAACAGCATGATGACGAGAGGACGATTGAGAGATTGACATTGCGATTGCAATTGTGATGAGATTGTCGATGCGAGTGTGTTATAATTGTTGCATATCCTTCACAAAAACATtacgaaaaccaaaaaaaaaaacaaacattttgaagGGAATGAGAATTGTGAGTTCTAGATTGATGATCAACGAAATAATATTTACCAAGATAGTGTGGGAACTGTTGAGCCCCTTTCTAACCTGTTACTTCTCGAGGACTGGGCGACGAATTTAAATGAAGTTTCAATCAAATCTTGATTCTAAAGAAATCATCAACAGATAATATTTTCAGGGAGGGTCATATTTTTGATTAAGGCATTTTGTCAGTATCTTCAAAGTCTTACTTTTTAGGCTTATAAAGAGATGAAAAAAAATCAGACAATATTCAAAGTATTAACATTTCGGCGAATGCCCAGACCCCTCAGACGCCCTAGATCCCTAGATCCGCTCATGTAAATCATCTGAAAATTTTGTAAGAGTGTGTTTAGATGAAGTTACACAGTTGTATTGCACCTGTTCTGAATGGGAAAAAAACTAATATTCAAACCTTTAAGAAAACAACTTGCAATTACATAAAGTAATTTCATCATAATGAGTTCTCATTTCTATGTGggtaaaaagagaagaaattCATCTTACAATTAGTAATCGAAATATTAGCAGATGAAGAGGTAAAATATCATTCTTGGGAAATTGCCATTAGCCAGGACATCGAATACAACGCTTAACCACTTTTagttaattaaacaaaagtttCTCAGGTTTTAGGGTCAACTAGTATTATCTTTTTTTATTCTGATAATTAGTGAAATGCATAGCGCAGAGAGGAAAAGTTTTTTGATCCCATAACATAAGATTAACATTAAATTATCTTCCGAAATTGTTCACTTTTCCAAAGAGAATACATACAATAGATGGCAATAATTTCTGAATAGGTTAAAGGTTGTTTGTCTAGGACCTAGCCCAGGATCAATTTAATAAGAACAGACTTCCTGCAACACTTTCCTTAACCTTTCCATAACAGATTGGTCTTCTATATGTTTTCCAACTTATGTCTTACATATTCCTTAAAGTCTTTTTTCTAAAGCAATGCGCTTTTCTCTCTAATTCCAAAGGCAAAAATCACTAATAATTGGCAAAATGTTCATTTTCTTAGTCAACTGTGCTTGGGTTTCCTTTGAAGTCTTACGAAAATAACTTTCCGAAACCCTcttatgaaatatatataaatttcttcaactttaaagttattttaattgttgCAATTGATGTAagaattcttttctttattgttAATCAAGTCTTTAGTTCGTATAATAAGCAAGTCAGTACCAAAGAACGAAcgtaattattttttatatgcgCTTTTGTGAGTCTCAAAACGTCTTTTAAGCACAAAAATAATGAGTTACGCATGAGAGAATCTTTTCATGAttccacacacagacacacacttactatatatatatacatatatacacaaacaagaagaagaaaaagatagCAAATGACAGCagagaagaagaaagaaagagagagacagaaaggaAAAAGGACAGCTAAAAAGGATTCATTTCATATTTGCTTGAGCGCGTTGACTTGGCTTgaattgagttgaattttgGCCTGGCAGCCATTTTGTTATTGCGTTGATGCTGCAAAATTGTGTGGGTGGAGCAAATTGCTtcgtttctaggatcgaaggTTGTAGGTTGGTGGAGGGTATCTACTTAGCTGATTATTGCCATATAAAggatttttaaataatttttttaaactgaCAGTCTGGACGGccagcgttttttttttcttctatctATCTAAACTTTTTCTCCCTCTTGTCTAATTGAAAATGTGAGGCATAAATTTgccaaataaaagaagaacGGTTTTCCTTATTCtcatataagaaaaaaaaattgtaaatggACATGGACAACTTGACTTAAGACGGAGGCAGCATAACAAACTCTTGCCTGGCACGCGATAGTTCTCAGCTCTCTGTTTCAGGTTCTTAGTTCCAGTTACAGTTTTGATGTTTCTATTACAAAACTCCTTCGGACAAGTAACAACCCTCCTCCGAGAGGTTCGTCCTTAGACCGGGTCACATTATAATCCACTTCCGTTTTTGCGCCAGCTTAAATTGATAAATATGTAACAACAACTAGAAAACAGAAcagaagcagaaaaaaaaccaaaaccaaaccaaaacaaaacaggaCCCCAAAAATTCTCCACACAAACGTTTTTGTggataattcaatttttttgtttttataatttttctctTCTCCCTCTCGTTATTgtttttctgctttttttttgggttttttttttcttatattttggTGGACAAGGCAAAATTATGTACATGGCTGGTCGCGGTTTTTGGCCATTAAATGTAACGGACTTTGGTCTTGGACATTTTTGGCATTTGGACTAAACGCTTTGCATGTGTGTTACGGTTCGCTTTAGCCGGTGGTGGGCCAACAACATATGCTTTTCCAGCTTTGAATGTGTTTAAATAAATACGCGAAAATTTCGCCACATTTGTAGGAcaataacatttttatttgtttttttttttttgtcttcttctttatttgatttttgttggtttttgggtTTGTTGCCTCAAGCGGAAGCCCAGGATTTGTTTTTCCGCCATTTTTCGTTGGACATTTTTcgcgtgtgtgtatgtgtgtgctaGACAGCAATTTTGTTTTGAGAAGGTCATTGGGTGGTATTCACCTGATGGATAgccaaaataagaaaaaaaagaaccatGAGACAACCAATTggcatgaaaaataaaagCGGAAGAGTAGCTCTACTCTAATTTTTCTGCAAATGACATAATGTAGAGAAAACGCAATTTTTTCATTAGCCAGCTTTTAGGCGCGCAgtgaaatttgtgtttttttaagGAAAATAGAGAGAGTTACTTCcactttgctttgcttttgcaattactttttcaaaaaatgaTTTCAAGGATATTGGAATTACAGCAAAAGTACTATAGAACACTATTTGATACTGAGATGATCGAAGTGATcccatttaaatttaaatatgtaaaGTTTCTTCTGCTCAGGACTAGAAATAACAAGACGTCAGGCTCGAAAAAAAGCCAAACTATAACGGTTTAGCCAAAGGTCACCCATGCAATTGTGCCACAGTATTCGAAACTACATCCAGATattgataaatatttgtataaaacTTTGACGATGATCTCATCAAAAACGTCAAGAAGAATGCTACGACTATCAGAGGGAAGTCGTTAGTCAGTTTAAATAACCCTAAATAAAACCTTTCTCTGTTGTGCCCTAAAATAAGCGGAATGAATGCCTTCAACATGCTCAAGTGGCAAAAAAGGAATAtgcattttttatatttttcgtgTACATACCTCTAACTTTATGATCAACATGTGACGTTGAACTAGATGcggttaaagatggcgccgcACTAACCGCATCCAATGGAGATGCGGCAGTAACTGAATGTCCAGCAGCGCTGGAAGTTATGACACCATGTTGTGTGCCGCCGGCGGGTGAGCAGCCTGCGGGTGGCTGTAATGTATCCAAACGATGTCGCTGTACAGAACTCGAGCCCAAAACTCCCGCACTACcagtgctgctgctgctgacagCATTATAGTTTAACACACCCATGCCAACTCCGACACCGACACCGACGCCAACACCAACGCCCACACCCGCTCCAGCATTGTGAGGCAATCCCAGACAATTGCCAGCTCCATTTCCACTTTGAACGGGCAAAGTATCCAGACTATCGGTCAAACGTTGGCTGGAATAAATGTCACTGCaacataaattgaaattggttaTTCAGTTAGtaaatagatagatagatagttTGCCCTGTACCTGAAAGCACTTGTGGCTCCAAAAAAACTACTACGATCCTGGAGAGCTGCTTTGGCCTTCTCGACGCTCTGTTTCAGTTGTTCAAATGTCGATTGATGGAAACGATATGATGTCCAATCTGGTGAACACTGACCTAGTGTAAGACAATCCTCGGTCTTCACTTGTGTCAATGTTGGAGGCGAGACACGCTTCAGGTCAAGCGCCGTTTGATACGAACACGAGTTCTCGTACATGGCGCCACCTGTTGGCTGTTGGCTAAACAATGGATTCCACTTGACTCTAGTAAATAAAAGTTTAGAAAGTTAATAATAACCTTGGCGGGCAATTtcacaaattatatataataagaTTTACGTCTATCTAGAAGCACGCAAAGTATCCAATCTTTAAAGCAAGCAATTACCTAATATTAATTTAGACTAAACAATGActcaattattttaaaatatttatttggtCAAACGCCTTCAGAACAATGTTGGTTGTAACCTTATTCATTGTGAATAATAAATCTGTTTTTTCTATAACACTGTGACATAATTTTCATTGTGTTCCAGATTGATTAAAGACATACTGCtttaagtatgcaatagaCTGTAAGTATTCTTTACCTCCTTAGGTTTATTTGATACTCTATCTGAATATCGTATAAAGCTTTATTTATCCAAATGTTTACTCTCAAATTGTCCAAGACAAAGAGCCCAGccaaacaatttgaaaatatcTTAACTACAGCTtattacaatttaaataagAAAGGATAGAAAGGAGGTTTTAGGTAAAGTTGAGAAGATGCCAGATCCAAGGAAAAGATGAAAAAGGTAAAAACCTTTTCAGATTTCTAATATTAgtcaaaattttgtttaaattttaaatatgttttcGCAGAATTTCTTCACTCACCTCATGGCCAATTATAGCATTCGAATATCATAAATCGTTTTTCAACtagacgcacacacacacacacacacacccacatcTAATGACTGCAATTTTTGCAACAAAATAGGCAACCTCTAATTGCCAGAGAACTCTTTCAAGTTAGTTGTAGTAGTGAAAAGGGGCGATAATTAATACCCTCTCCCCAAAGTGCATAATTATCTTTTGCCGTGTTATTTATGGTCTTGCTTTCTTTCTAAATAGattgtttatttttgcttgttgttgttgtgttttttctctctgtaCAGTCTCGTGGTAAATTTCTAGTTGTTGGGTGTCTATTGCGTATGAGCGTGTCCTGTGCGTGGGTGTTGGTCATTTTCAGCGTGTCAGCTTGGTTAGAGTTAAGGGGGTCTGATGTCAGCGGAGAAGGACGAAGAGGAGGGAGAAGGTCGGTTAGACCGGCATGGCAATAGGAGGGCAGTTGCAGTATTGCACCATTGTTCCATGCAAATTTTTGTACTTCGTCGGAAGTTgctgaattttgatttatgcCAACGAAATTTATGCCAACGAAAAACTGAAGTCCTTATCCTGGTCCTTTTTTGGTCCTTAAAGTTCTTTTGCTTTAAGCAGCAtcaaaccaaaaattttctttCGTTATCTACAAATTATGATCAGAGTAGAATGAACatagacagacggacagacagacattcAGACATTATAAACGGCCTGCACACGcctcatttattatttattattattctacTTTGGCTTGTAAGCAAATTTTCAGTTCAGTTTTCTGGGGGTTTTCTCTTTTTCGGTTTGAgtttcggtttcggtttcGTTTCGTAtcgttttttctgttttctcgTTTTTATCACAATTGCCAGGAACGCGCGCACAACCGGAAATACGAGCAGGATGCCAGGATGTTGGTCTCGAGAATGACGCGTGTTAGTCGAGTGAAAAAGATTGCCACAAACAACATCATCTCTTCGTTGGGTTTTGCTAATGATATTATCCTCCCCTCTTATcgactacatacatatatatacatacgtatgtatatatagtcgTATGTATCAGCTTTTAATTAACACGCCACTCTCCGCCAATATTGCTGACTCTTTGACTCCATTTTTAATGGATTCTTTGCATTTTTAGCATTGGATTTAATGGAATTTTTGCTCTGatattattgtattttttatttttttgtatgctTCTCGTTTTTACTATGTTGGAAAACTAAGCGAGCTATTGTTCTTCTAATTGCTCAAAAGCTGAGGTTCAACTATGGTTTATGAATACTTCCGTTTTTGCCGTTTTTTGTTTGCTAATTTGATTACGACGGCATAATATGAGAAATAGGTAGGTAGAGAGGGAGAGCGAAAGTGCTGTCTATGTAACTATCCAAACATCAGTGAACATACATAGTTTATGTAGCTATAGAGATCAAGCCTCTTGTGTTCTAGGCTAAATTCTGCCTATTTTTATGTTGAAACTATGAAAATTTCATAAGTTTTTCGTAATTAAAACCTGATTATTTGTGTGGTTTTAAAGTCTATTCAACGCATTAACTTTTGGAAGAATTGTATTAAGTATTGAACAAACCATGCAAAAATGATAAAGCCCTGATCTCCAGGAACGTTCGATTTTTATAGAATGTGTGCAGTGATTCGATCATGACCGTAAGCATGAGGTGAGGGTTCCAATTCCTGGGAAATGAGAATCCACAATCGTATTATGGGTTTGCCCTCTATCTCTCGGAGATTGTTAAGAAGATCACCTACATCTACATTAAACTTTAGTTAAGCAATGGGTACCTCAACCTGTAACCCATTGCTTAACTAAATGACCActtttcataaaaaataagTTCTCAATAAAATGTAGAATACAAAATTTAGAAATCAATATCGTAACGAAGATTTATTTGCAACAAATATCAATCCTTTTCATTGCAGTAAAATCGTGGTGAATTGATGAAGTATTTTTGTTTCCTTTCATTATCCTCTGATTAAAATACAAGATGCTCAAAACTGCCCTATGCAGATGTTGTGAGAAGTTGTGAGTCTCTCCCAATCTCAAGTCTTTATAAAACGTTTAATACCCGATTTTCTTGTCTTGAAAATTTGCTAAAGAGTGCTGGAGATGATCTAAAAAGCATTAAGAATGTTGTAGCATAGCGTTAAACCGCCACAAGATCAAGCTACATGGCAAAACTTGCTAGCACTTTTCACAAAAATGTATAATTCAACCCATAAGCCTCCATTTCGTTCTTAACCGATCATACTTGAACTATACGCAATATTTCAACGATGAGAATTTAAAGATGTGCGTGTAATTTGTTGAACAAAGCTTTCTGGTTGTTGAAATAGTATttcataataataacaaatcaAACATCAATCTGTTTACAAACGGAACTGAAATTAATCATTGCCAGAGATAAGTACTTCTATTATGGTTAAAGAGTGTTTATGCACCGTGATCCCCATTAATGAAAATTTGGGGTGGCCAAATGTACAATTGATCAATGAAAAGTTCAATAATTTAccgctttttttgtttttttcattcCTAAATATATCCAAAACAGTTTGGTTTAGTCTTAGCTTTAGAATAAGAATTTGGACATAATCTAAACCCAAAATTTTTGGTGTATGGTAAAGCTCACCGCGAAAACTACAAAATAATGTGAATTTTTGGCAactaattgaaaaaaaaagtgtcaCAAAATGATTCCATGCCAGTTTGGACGTCGTTTAGCCACAATATAAAAGGAATTATCCTTTGTTTTAGAACACTCAGTtcttacaaaatataaaaactagaactaacaatttgtttttggttttttttttctcgtgtGGAATGTGAGCTAATTGATTATTTACAGATGGCTGTAAAATTTGTTAATGAGGGGATTCTATTGTCATTTTTATACTCTGGTGATTACTTTTATTCGTTATAGGGGAATTCGCTTGAAACAAAATAAGTAAGCTGCGTTTAAATCAATCCATTCATCAGGAAAACCTtattatgcatatatgtacatagaacGGCCCTATGGAAAAGTTGTACTGTCTAATCAAATTTATATACGCATATGTAATAACCTTGATATATCGTCtaacacttaaatttaaatttacaatgtatttaaaatataaatgataTTAAAAGATCAGTTAATCCTATTACCATTTATTTTAGATATAATGCCTTCAcatgcaaataaaaaagggATTTTACAAAAATACTATAAATAAGAGACTAATAGTTATTTTTAGTTGTATAACATTAACTTACCTCAGGATTATGCCTGTTTGTGTGTTAAAGTTtatccaaaaacaaatttgttttttttttttatgaaaatccAATTTACTTTATTAGTTTACTTTCTAATTTCGTTCACATTGAGCACAcaccaataaaaaaaagattgtGCAATATTGTCAACGCAACTACAATTAgggttaattttttttattttagggGTTCCTTGGGGtctttttgtagttgttgagGTTTGTCCAAAAGTGTTCGCCCCCCACCCGACAACGGATATGCAAGAAAATTTGTCAATGAAGGCGACGGTCACCGGCGGCGGCAACAACGACCACGGCGACTACAAGGAGCAGAAAGGACGAGGACCaggacaacgacgacgacctAGAGGTGGCTAACGTAGACAACGACCACGCGTTTGCACCTTGAACATTTTACAGGTGGTGAGAGACTCTTGACCaaacgaaaatgaaatcaaCGAAAAAGcgaaatttcaataatttccGCACAAAAATTGCCGCCACACATGTgagtgagagacagagaccGAAACCGACACCGacacagagacagacagagagccACCGAGAGGAAGAGGGAAAGGAACAATAGTTGTGGGTAAATTGTTGTATCCGTGTCCAAGCTCTGgggatatatatttttctttcttttttttattttgtgttgaTTTGGATTTTGAAAACTTCCGTTTTGTTACCGCAAATAATAGTCTCCGTTTTAGTATTATGTGAATAGGTATAGGAGTAGTAAATTTTGTTCAACGATTTGGCTATCCGCGACGTGTTGCACGGTACCGCTTACTACAAGTTAATGTGGCCAAAGAACACCGAACCAGAGATCATCCCAAAGATGGCGACACACTCCTCCCACAAAAGCACagctttgtgtgtgtgtgtgtgtgtttgtgtgctaTTGTCACCCCATCCTTAGTAAATGGGTTTTGGTCTTCTTTTTgttatatatgtgtgtgtgtgttgttgtgcCTTGTGGTTTGATGCGCAGGCGCTTTAcgtggttttggtttttggtctCCTTTTTATCTGGTAAAGTCATCGGCTGCTGTTTTTGAGG
It encodes the following:
- the LOC6639478 gene encoding DNA-binding protein D-ETS-3 isoform X2; the encoded protein is MYENSCSYQTALDLKRVSPPTLTQVKTEDCLTLGQCSPDWTSYRFHQSTFEQLKQSVEKAKAALQDRSSFFGATSAFSDIYSSQRLTDSLDTLPVQSGNGAGNCLGLPHNAGAGVGVGVGVGVGVGVGMGVLNYNAVSSSSTGSAGVLGSSSVQRHRLDTLQPPAGCSPAGGTQHGVITSSAAGHSVTAASPLDAVSAAPSLTASSSTSHVDHKVRDKSSLDCSTTSSHAALPSSSSSSEQGGGGVAGRHGGSKSSSTSSSNTGISGAGGTGAGAGGGGGGSGSNALCYSSNALSIKHDPHSQLRQPDPYQMFGPTSSRLASSGSGQIQLWQFLLELLSDSNNATCITWEGTNGEFKLTDPDEVARRWGERKSKPNMNYDKLSRALRYYYDKNIMTKVHGKRYAYKFDFQGLAAATQPAASDPTYKYQSDLFMTPYHHSAKLSSFMSPHHGMTSSSASIFPSAASWSNWGNPATNLYQPHSMGHVTPSHVAPHLSSYPHYA
- the LOC6639478 gene encoding DNA-binding protein D-ETS-3 isoform X4, which translates into the protein MYENSCSYQTALDLKRVSPPTLTQVKTEDCLTLGQCSPDWTSYRFHQSTFEQLKQSVEKAKAALQDRSSFFGATSAFSDIYSSQRLTDSLDTLPVQSGNGAGNCLGLPHNAGAGVGVGVGVGVGVGVGMGVLNYNAVSSSSTGSAGVLGSSSVQRHRLDTLQPPAGCSPAGGTQHGVITSSAAGHSVTAASPLDAVSAAPSLTASSSTSHVDHKVRGYSSNALSIKHDPHSQLRQPDPYQMFGPTSSRLASSGSGQIQLWQFLLELLSDSNNATCITWEGTNGEFKLTDPDEVARRWGERKSKPNMNYDKLSRALRYYYDKNIMTKVHGKRYAYKFDFQGLAAATQPAASDPTYKYQSDLFMTPYHHSAKLSSFMSPHHGMTSSSASIFPSAASWSNWGNPATNLYQPHSMGHVTPSHVAPHLSSYPHYA
- the LOC6639478 gene encoding DNA-binding protein D-ETS-3 isoform X1; translated protein: MYENSCSYQTALDLKRVSPPTLTQVKTEDCLTLGQCSPDWTSYRFHQSTFEQLKQSVEKAKAALQDRSSFFGATSAFSDIYSSQRLTDSLDTLPVQSGNGAGNCLGLPHNAGAGVGVGVGVGVGVGVGMGVLNYNAVSSSSTGSAGVLGSSSVQRHRLDTLQPPAGCSPAGGTQHGVITSSAAGHSVTAASPLDAVSAAPSLTASSSTSHVDHKVRDKSSLDCSTTSSHAALPSSSSSSEQGGGGVAGRHGGSKSSSTSSSNTGISGAGGTGAGAGGGGGGSGSNALYSSYKSSWGSHSSTQSQGYSSNALSIKHDPHSQLRQPDPYQMFGPTSSRLASSGSGQIQLWQFLLELLSDSNNATCITWEGTNGEFKLTDPDEVARRWGERKSKPNMNYDKLSRALRYYYDKNIMTKVHGKRYAYKFDFQGLAAATQPAASDPTYKYQSDLFMTPYHHSAKLSSFMSPHHGMTSSSASIFPSAASWSNWGNPATNLYQPHSMGHVTPSHVAPHLSSYPHYA